One window of the Syngnathoides biaculeatus isolate LvHL_M chromosome 11, ASM1980259v1, whole genome shotgun sequence genome contains the following:
- the cryba1l1 gene encoding crystallin, beta A1, like 1 yields the protein MLRTTKSPMIQPLPNSGLGTAPFFKVTVFEQEHFQGKSLKFTSECANIQDCGLDNIRSIRVESGAWVGFEHHDFQGQQLILERGEYPHWDSYSGSLSYHVERLMSLRPIYCASHQSSCMVIFEKENLMGRSVEVCDDYPSLQAMGWVTTEVGSMHVQSGAFVCYQFPGYRGQQYIMECERHNGEYQHCKNWGSHCQTPQIQSIRRIQH from the exons ATGCTCAGGACTACCAAGTCCCCTATGATTCAACCCCTGCCTAACTCAGGATTGGGCACGGCCCCCTTCTTTAAG GTGACTGTGTTCGAGCAGGAGCATTTCCAGGGCAAGTCCCTGAAATTCACCTCTGAGTGTGCCAACATCCAGGATTGTGGGCTGGACAACATCCGCTCCATTCGAGTGGAAAGTGGCGC CTGGGTCGGTTTCGAGCACCATGACTTCCAAGGCCAACAGTTGATCTTGGAGAGAGGAGAGTACCCTCACTGGGACTCCTACAGCGGTTCCCTCTCTTATCACGTGGAGCGGCTCATGTCTCTGCGCCCCATCTACTGCGCT TCCCACCAGAGCAGCTGCATGGTCATCTTTGAGAAGGAGAATTTAATGGGCCGCAGTGTAGAGGTCTGTGATGACTACCCATCTCTGCAGGCCATGGGCTGGGTGACAACTGAAGTGGGATCCATGCACGTGCAGTCTGGCGC CTTTGTGTGCTACCAGTTTCCTGGCTACAGAGGTCAGCAGTACATCATGGAGTGCGAGAGACACAATGGGGAATACCAACACTGCAAAAACTGGGGGTCCCACTGTCAGACTCCCCAGATCCAGTCCATCAGGCGCATTCAGCACTGA
- the crybb1l1 gene encoding beta-crystallin B1, producing MSSDKSKSSSQTDGKASQSKKSESGQISYKMLVFDQENFQGRMIEISSEVMNICELGIERVRSLRVESGPFVGFEQINLCGEMYILEKGEYPRWDSWSNCQKNDYLLSFRPVKMDPDKHKICLHEVGEFKGRKMEIMDDDVPSLSSYGFTDRVGSIIVSCGTFVGYQFPGYRGSQYLLEKGEYRHFNEYGARTPQLQSVRRIRDMQWHQQGCYTLATK from the exons ATGTCTAGTGACAAATCCAAGTCCTCTTCCCAGACTGATGGCAAGGCCTCTCAGAGCAAGAAATCTGAGTCTGGACAGATTTCCTACAAG ATGTTGGTGTTTGATCAGGAGAACTTCCAGGGCCGCATGATTGAGATTAGCAGCGAGGTCATGAACATCTGCGAGCTAGGCATAGAACGTGTGCGCTCCCTCCGTGTTGAAAGCGGCCC CTTTGTGGGCTTTGAGCAGATAAACCTCTGCGGTGAGATGTATATCCTTGAGAAAGGCGAATATCCTCGCTGGGATTCCTGGAGCAACTGTCAGAAGAACGACTACCTGCTCTCCTTCAGGCCTGTCAAAATG GACCCTGATAAACACAAGATCTGCCTGCATGAGGTGGGTGAATTTAAGGGTCGCAAGATGGAGATTATGGACGATGACGTCCCCAGCCTGTCTTCATACGGCTTCACCGACAGAGTGGGCAGCATTATCGTCAGCTGTGGAAC GTTCGTAGGATACCAGTTCCCCGGCTACCGTGGCAGCCAGTACCTGCTGGAGAAGGGTGAATACAGGCACTTCAATGAGTACGGCGCCCGCACCCCCCAGCTGCAGTCCGTGCGCCGTATCCGTGACATGCAGTGGCACCAACAGGGTTGCTACACCTTGGCGACCAAGTGA
- the LOC133509119 gene encoding calcium-binding protein 2-like isoform X1, translated as MRLCPIEMFMIIRESTAAGGAAASMSVPQEKTTKQVQAAIKKTVKKQRKFTGEQGGGIAAQVQVSGPQVIHYQRGAQIPKMANENEWTLEEMMEGAQRKATTREEVEEYEPVDLLPIVDSVFGQDRDLRPEEMDELREAFLEFDKNKDGYISHKDLGECMRTMGYMPTEMELIELSQQICGGKVDFGDFVELMGPKMLSETADMIGVKELRDAFKEFDSNGDGQISLTELREAMKKLMGEQVTNREINEILRDVDLNGDGLVDFEEFVRMMSR; from the exons ATGCGCCTGTGTCCTATTGAGATGTTCATGATCATTCGAGAGTCGACGGCTGCGGGAGGTGCTGCTGCATCCATGAGCGTGCCACAGGAGAAGACCACCAAACAG GTGCAGGCTGCCATCAAAAAGACAGTCAAAAAACAGAGAAAGTTCACCGGCGAGCAGGGAGGAGGCATCGCAGCACAGGTCCAAGTGTCTGGACCTCAGGTCATCCACTATCAGAGAGGAGCACAAATCCCAAAGATGGCTAATGAGAACGAGTGGACGCTGGAGGAGATGATGGAGGGAGCGCAGCGGAAAGCCACCACCAGAGAAGAGGTGGAGGAGTATGAGCCTGTTGACCTCCTGCCCATTGTGGACTCTGTGTTTGGACAG GACCGAGACCTGAGACCAGAGGAGATGGATg AGCTCCGTGAAGCCTTTTTGGAGTTTGATAAGAACAAGGATGGCTACATCAGTCATAAAGACCTGGGGGAGTGCATGAGGACCATGGGATACATGCCTACCGAGATGGAGCTCATAGAACTGAGTCAGCAGATTT GCGGAGGGAAAGTGGACTTTGGGGATTTTGTGGAGCTGATGGGACCCAAAATGTTGTCAGAGACTGCAGACATGATTGGAGTGAAAGAACTGCGTGACGCATTCAAAGAG TTTGACTCCAACGGTGACGGTCAGATCAGTTTAACGGAGCTGCGTGAGGCCATGAAGAAACTGATGGGGGAACAAGTGACCAACAGAGAGATAAACGAGATTCTCAGAGACGTGGACCTCAACGGCGATGGTTTGGTTGACTTTGAGG AGTTTGTGAGAATGATGTCCCGGTGA
- the LOC133509119 gene encoding calcium-binding protein 2-like isoform X2: MRLCPIEMFMIIRESTAAGGAAASMSVPQEKTTKQDRDLRPEEMDELREAFLEFDKNKDGYISHKDLGECMRTMGYMPTEMELIELSQQICGGKVDFGDFVELMGPKMLSETADMIGVKELRDAFKEFDSNGDGQISLTELREAMKKLMGEQVTNREINEILRDVDLNGDGLVDFEEFVRMMSR, encoded by the exons ATGCGCCTGTGTCCTATTGAGATGTTCATGATCATTCGAGAGTCGACGGCTGCGGGAGGTGCTGCTGCATCCATGAGCGTGCCACAGGAGAAGACCACCAAACAG GACCGAGACCTGAGACCAGAGGAGATGGATg AGCTCCGTGAAGCCTTTTTGGAGTTTGATAAGAACAAGGATGGCTACATCAGTCATAAAGACCTGGGGGAGTGCATGAGGACCATGGGATACATGCCTACCGAGATGGAGCTCATAGAACTGAGTCAGCAGATTT GCGGAGGGAAAGTGGACTTTGGGGATTTTGTGGAGCTGATGGGACCCAAAATGTTGTCAGAGACTGCAGACATGATTGGAGTGAAAGAACTGCGTGACGCATTCAAAGAG TTTGACTCCAACGGTGACGGTCAGATCAGTTTAACGGAGCTGCGTGAGGCCATGAAGAAACTGATGGGGGAACAAGTGACCAACAGAGAGATAAACGAGATTCTCAGAGACGTGGACCTCAACGGCGATGGTTTGGTTGACTTTGAGG AGTTTGTGAGAATGATGTCCCGGTGA